The Deltaproteobacteria bacterium genome includes a window with the following:
- the menB gene encoding 1,4-dihydroxy-2-naphthoyl-CoA synthase, which yields MTAINWKAEPGFEDIRYEKSGDGIAKITINRPEVRNAFRPQTVRELERALADARDDGSVGVVILTGEGPDAFCAGGDQRVRGKAGYVGSDGVPRLNILDVQMQIRRMPKPVIAMVAGYAIGGGHVLHLVCDITIAADNAKFGQTGPKVGSFDGGFGASYMARIVGQKKAREIWFLCRQYDAQQALDMGLVNAVVPLERLEEETIKWCREILANSPMAIRCLKAALNADCDGQAGLQELAGNATLLFYMTEEGQEGRDAFLEKRRPDFSKFPRYP from the coding sequence ATGACCGCGATCAACTGGAAAGCCGAACCGGGATTTGAGGACATTCGTTACGAAAAGAGCGGCGACGGGATTGCGAAGATCACGATCAACCGCCCCGAGGTGCGCAACGCGTTCCGCCCGCAGACCGTGCGGGAACTGGAGCGCGCTCTCGCCGACGCGCGCGACGACGGCAGCGTCGGCGTCGTCATCCTCACCGGCGAGGGGCCGGACGCGTTTTGCGCCGGCGGCGACCAGCGCGTGCGCGGCAAGGCCGGCTACGTCGGCAGCGACGGCGTGCCTCGCCTGAACATCCTCGACGTCCAGATGCAGATTCGTCGCATGCCGAAGCCCGTGATCGCGATGGTGGCCGGCTACGCAATCGGCGGAGGCCACGTGCTGCACCTGGTGTGCGACATCACGATTGCCGCGGACAACGCGAAGTTCGGCCAGACCGGCCCCAAGGTCGGTAGCTTCGACGGCGGCTTCGGCGCGTCGTACATGGCGCGCATCGTCGGCCAGAAGAAGGCGCGCGAGATCTGGTTTCTGTGCCGCCAGTACGACGCCCAGCAGGCGCTCGACATGGGGCTGGTCAACGCGGTCGTCCCGCTCGAACGCCTCGAGGAAGAGACGATCAAGTGGTGCCGCGAGATCCTGGCCAACAGCCCGATGGCGATCCGCTGCCTGAAGGCGGCGCTCAACGCCGACTGCGACGGCCAGGCGGGCTTGCAGGAGCTCGCGGGCAACGCGACGCTGCTGTTCTACATGACCGAGGAAGGCCAGGAGGGCCGCGACGCGTTCCTGGAAAAGCGCCGGCCCGACTTCTCGAAGTTCCCGCGCTACCCGTGA